In Candidatus Methanosphaera massiliense, the following are encoded in one genomic region:
- a CDS encoding NAD(+) kinase, whose protein sequence is MKIGIVSRTDKEEAIELDRNIVKYLLANHVEIELDTSLAKELEEYSDLETPIEDMTSDIVLCVGGDGTVLNAQHVLSPKKIPILSINMGTVGFLTEVDPEDIFECLDKLLSYDFFIEERLQLDVLCDDKWITVLNELVLMTSQPAKMLNLRVSVDEEVVDEVRADGLIVSTPSGSTAYSMSAGGPIVDPRVDAAIIIPICPFKLNTRPKIVPAESTITVKFLKEGKQAIGVLDGVSRENFNYMDEVKIRKSDNAAYFVRFKKNFYNSVNNKLIVG, encoded by the coding sequence ATGAAAATTGGAATTGTCTCACGGACAGATAAAGAGGAAGCCATAGAACTTGATAGAAATATTGTTAAATATTTACTAGCTAACCATGTTGAAATAGAATTAGACACTAGTTTAGCTAAGGAACTGGAAGAATACTCTGATCTAGAAACTCCTATAGAAGATATGACATCAGATATTGTTTTATGTGTAGGTGGAGATGGTACTGTTCTTAATGCTCAGCATGTATTATCTCCTAAAAAGATACCAATACTCAGTATCAATATGGGTACTGTTGGATTCTTAACTGAAGTGGATCCAGAGGATATCTTTGAATGCCTTGATAAATTGCTAAGTTATGATTTCTTCATTGAAGAAAGATTACAGTTAGATGTTTTATGTGATGATAAATGGATAACCGTACTAAATGAATTAGTTCTCATGACAAGTCAGCCAGCAAAGATGCTAAATTTAAGAGTTTCTGTTGATGAAGAAGTTGTAGATGAAGTTCGCGCTGATGGATTAATTGTTTCAACACCAAGTGGATCTACAGCTTATTCTATGTCAGCTGGTGGACCTATTGTTGATCCACGTGTTGATGCAGCAATCATTATCCCTATATGTCCATTTAAATTAAATACTAGGCCAAAAATCGTTCCAGCAGAAAGTACAATAACTGTTAAATTTCTAAAAGAGGGTAAACAAGCTATTGGTGTACTTGATGGTGTTTCACGTGAGAACTTTAATTATATGGATGAAGTTAAAATCAGAAAATCTGATAATGCAGCATATTTTGTTAGATTTAAAAAGAACTTCTATAATAGTGTAAATAACAAATTAATTGTAGGATAA
- the cfbE gene encoding coenzyme F430 synthase, producing the protein MTKNILISDANHGGITLLKEYYKYTDNNLFFYDVYNKLTHDEKLELSNNYNVKFLSLDYIIKHRTDFITINPIHMNPVFSSDYTHHEFTGYLINKHRLRYGWNFKIIEVTGVKGKTSTATLISSVLKNNSVLTLTSHDLSYHSPSEDIVLSTSLSITPASIITALNIACENDLLDKIDYCVFEVSLGITSYCDIGILTNILEDYPIAQGNQTASSAKKSIFNSKQVLCDMSAYNTYYSNVNKDVITVSTSDSRADIHTSKINYDIKNTHFKVQYNKEELSLSMFAVSDFYITNILFAMGVGLILGLDNNEIISNIENMNIIPGRGSYKIVNNKMVLEDINSGLNTTSIKKCVDNTTRYTSNYIIILGGDYGITCEEIDENKLLKYLKTVPSNKVILTGELGNSLKKQGLPIIYIDNLQDAYHEALNRNYEIIHVIYRSEYNTRKLVCN; encoded by the coding sequence ATGACTAAGAATATTTTAATTAGTGATGCTAATCACGGTGGTATTACTCTTCTTAAAGAATATTACAAGTATACAGATAATAACCTATTTTTCTATGATGTTTATAACAAGTTAACACATGATGAAAAACTAGAATTAAGTAATAATTATAATGTTAAATTTCTATCTCTTGATTATATTATTAAACATAGAACTGATTTTATAACAATAAATCCTATTCATATGAATCCTGTTTTTAGTAGTGATTATACTCATCATGAATTCACTGGATATTTAATTAATAAACATAGACTTAGATATGGATGGAATTTTAAGATTATAGAAGTTACTGGCGTTAAAGGTAAAACTAGTACAGCTACATTGATAAGTTCTGTACTGAAAAATAACAGTGTTCTCACACTTACTAGTCATGACTTATCATATCACAGCCCGTCAGAAGATATTGTATTATCAACATCCCTTAGTATTACTCCTGCTAGTATTATCACAGCTCTTAACATTGCATGTGAAAATGATTTACTGGATAAAATTGATTATTGTGTTTTTGAGGTTTCACTTGGTATTACTAGTTACTGTGATATTGGAATATTAACTAATATATTAGAGGATTATCCTATAGCTCAGGGCAATCAAACAGCAAGTAGTGCTAAGAAATCAATATTTAATTCAAAACAAGTATTATGTGATATGAGTGCTTATAATACATATTATTCTAATGTGAATAAAGATGTGATAACTGTTAGTACTAGTGATTCTAGGGCAGATATACATACAAGCAAGATTAATTATGATATTAAAAATACCCACTTTAAAGTTCAGTATAATAAAGAGGAACTATCCCTATCAATGTTTGCAGTGAGTGACTTCTATATTACTAATATTCTTTTTGCTATGGGAGTAGGACTAATACTTGGCTTAGATAATAATGAAATTATTTCAAATATAGAAAACATGAATATAATACCAGGTAGAGGATCATATAAAATTGTTAATAATAAGATGGTATTAGAAGATATAAATTCTGGTCTTAATACTACTTCCATAAAAAAATGTGTGGACAATACCACAAGATACACATCCAATTATATAATAATATTAGGTGGTGATTACGGTATAACCTGTGAAGAGATAGATGAGAATAAACTATTAAAATACTTAAAAACAGTACCATCCAATAAAGTGATACTTACTGGTGAATTAGGAAATAGTCTAAAAAAACAAGGTTTGCCAATAATTTACATTGATAATCTCCAGGATGCATACCATGAAGCATTAAATAGAAATTATGAAATAATACATGTAATATACAGAAGTGAATACAATACTAGAAAGTTAGTATGTAACTAA
- the lon gene encoding endopeptidase La yields the protein MTSESSDNLSFTQQLREDGLIITDITTKIENKDENTKELPILLIPNTILLPHTDIKIPLDKVHTENILNTINDDHQGIILTPKKLPRDNNGGVEFYDVGVILEIKNIEEEAKQYRIELKVKDKVEIKGIKEKNSYFYAKYETIQEDNTITPEESKTINKDINDAILSISKLIPNSEPYARRIIDKIDTEEKIAEVFPYLRVTINKKQELLELNSVKIRALRVIQLLLEQRDAMSIQMEITNKLNKNMSEIHKQTLLREQMKMIQEELNMTDDTEDRKTYRERIKEAELPEEVEKAALEEVDKLERQGQNNSEENIIRNYLDTILQLPWHKEEKKDIDITKAREQLDKDHYGLEKVKDRIIQHLTVLKMKNEKQGSIILFVGPPGTGKTSLGKSIAKALDRPYVRVSLGGIKDESEIRGHRRTYLGALPGRIINGMKKAGKTNPVFVLDEIDKTTASINGNPTSALLEVLDPEQNNTFSDHYLEVPYDLSDVFFIGTANSLQDIPGPLRDRLEIIELDSYTNTEKHHIAEEHLIDEVLEEHGLTRNDLVITPEAINTIIEKYTREAGVRELKRQIAAIARKTTEKIVVDDIERPYVVTEDMLYDILGHEKAHYDMVPAQNPPGVVTGLAWTPVGGDILFIEAVLLPGEGKLELTGQLGDVMKESAQIAQSLIKSRLQPILKDTEFDKRNIHIHVPEGAIPKDGPSAGVTLLTTIASLITSTPVDSTIAMTGEISLQGKVLPVGGIKEKVIAAHRSGIKTVLLPEKNMEDLDDVPDEVKEEVTFKPMKTVDDVLNESLNIKLPKPEHLDINVEQINRLSL from the coding sequence ATGACCTCTGAAAGTAGCGATAACTTATCATTTACTCAACAATTAAGAGAAGATGGTTTAATAATAACAGATATAACTACTAAAATAGAAAATAAAGATGAAAATACTAAAGAGTTACCAATATTATTAATACCAAATACAATCCTACTTCCACACACAGACATAAAAATACCTCTAGACAAAGTACACACAGAAAACATACTAAATACGATAAATGATGATCACCAAGGAATAATATTAACACCGAAAAAGTTACCAAGAGATAACAACGGTGGAGTTGAATTCTATGATGTAGGAGTAATACTCGAAATTAAAAACATAGAAGAAGAAGCAAAACAATACCGTATAGAATTAAAAGTAAAAGATAAAGTAGAAATAAAAGGTATTAAAGAAAAAAACAGTTATTTCTATGCAAAATATGAAACCATCCAAGAAGACAACACAATAACACCAGAAGAATCAAAAACAATAAACAAAGACATCAACGATGCAATACTCAGCATATCAAAATTAATACCAAATTCCGAACCATATGCTAGAAGAATCATAGACAAAATAGATACAGAAGAAAAAATAGCAGAAGTATTCCCATACCTACGTGTAACAATAAATAAAAAACAAGAACTACTAGAACTTAACTCAGTGAAAATAAGAGCACTACGCGTAATACAATTACTATTAGAACAAAGAGATGCTATGAGCATACAAATGGAAATAACAAATAAACTCAACAAAAACATGAGCGAAATACATAAACAAACTCTTCTTCGAGAACAAATGAAAATGATTCAAGAAGAACTCAACATGACCGATGATACAGAAGACAGAAAAACATACAGAGAACGAATAAAAGAAGCAGAACTACCTGAAGAAGTTGAAAAAGCAGCACTGGAAGAAGTAGATAAACTAGAAAGACAAGGCCAAAACAACTCAGAAGAAAACATAATAAGAAACTATCTTGATACAATACTTCAACTACCATGGCATAAAGAAGAGAAAAAAGACATTGACATAACTAAAGCCAGAGAACAACTTGATAAAGACCACTATGGACTAGAAAAAGTAAAAGATAGAATAATACAACATCTAACTGTACTTAAGATGAAAAATGAAAAACAAGGTTCAATAATACTATTTGTAGGACCACCCGGAACAGGAAAAACCAGTCTTGGAAAAAGTATTGCAAAAGCATTAGACAGACCATATGTAAGAGTAAGTCTAGGTGGAATAAAAGATGAATCTGAAATAAGAGGCCATAGAAGAACATATCTTGGTGCACTACCAGGAAGAATCATTAATGGAATGAAAAAAGCAGGAAAAACAAACCCTGTATTTGTATTAGATGAAATTGATAAAACAACAGCATCAATAAATGGAAATCCAACAAGTGCATTACTCGAAGTATTAGACCCAGAACAGAATAATACATTCTCAGACCATTACTTAGAAGTACCATATGACTTATCAGATGTTTTCTTCATAGGAACTGCAAACTCATTACAAGATATACCAGGACCTTTAAGAGATAGACTAGAGATAATTGAATTAGACAGCTACACTAACACAGAAAAACATCATATAGCAGAAGAGCATCTTATAGATGAAGTACTAGAAGAACATGGATTAACAAGAAATGACCTTGTAATAACACCAGAAGCAATAAACACGATAATTGAAAAATATACTAGAGAAGCTGGAGTAAGGGAGCTTAAAAGACAAATAGCTGCTATAGCACGAAAAACAACAGAAAAAATAGTGGTTGATGACATAGAAAGGCCATATGTTGTAACTGAGGACATGCTTTATGATATATTAGGACATGAAAAAGCACACTATGATATGGTACCAGCACAGAACCCACCAGGTGTAGTAACAGGACTTGCATGGACACCTGTTGGTGGTGACATCCTATTCATAGAAGCTGTACTGTTGCCTGGAGAGGGTAAATTGGAACTTACTGGACAATTAGGTGATGTGATGAAAGAATCTGCACAAATAGCTCAAAGTCTTATAAAATCAAGATTACAACCAATACTCAAAGACACAGAATTTGATAAGAGAAATATACACATCCACGTACCAGAAGGAGCTATACCAAAAGATGGGCCTTCAGCAGGGGTAACTCTTCTTACAACAATAGCCTCCCTAATAACAAGCACACCTGTTGATTCAACAATAGCTATGACTGGTGAAATATCATTACAGGGAAAAGTATTACCTGTTGGCGGTATAAAAGAAAAAGTGATTGCAGCTCATAGATCTGGAATAAAAACCGTATTATTACCTGAAAAGAATATGGAAGACCTCGACGATGTACCTGATGAAGTTAAAGAGGAAGTAACATTTAAACCAATGAAAACTGTTGATGATGTATTAAATGAATCTTTAAACATTAAATTACCAAAGCCGGAACATTTAGATATTAATGTAGAACAGATAAATAGGTTAAGCCTATAA
- the hemC gene encoding hydroxymethylbilane synthase — MIVGTRGSKLATTQTQTVVKSLEEITGEKIETKIIKTTGDKIKDSQLYNIDAKGIFTKELDTALIDGDIDFAVHSFKDLPSELNDQLTITAIPKREAINEVLISNYTWDELPENATLGTSSVRREAFCKFHGKKVQTKPIRGNIDTRIRKVEEGQYDATIMALAGINRLGLQDHVKEIFDETYIVPPAGQGALAVMTNKDSEYNDIISKLNDEDSRIEALTEKAILETIGVGCQWPIGIISKVDGNNINIHCKLLSPEGKLLADVNETTEKNEAIDTAKAIGIKLREDTL, encoded by the coding sequence GTGATAGTTGGTACACGAGGTAGTAAGCTTGCTACAACTCAGACTCAAACTGTTGTAAAATCACTTGAAGAAATTACTGGTGAAAAAATAGAAACAAAAATAATTAAAACAACAGGAGACAAAATTAAAGATTCACAATTATATAATATTGATGCTAAAGGTATTTTTACAAAAGAATTAGATACTGCACTAATAGATGGAGACATCGATTTTGCAGTACATAGTTTTAAAGATTTACCTAGTGAATTAAATGACCAACTTACAATAACAGCCATTCCTAAAAGAGAAGCTATCAATGAAGTATTAATTTCTAATTATACCTGGGATGAACTACCTGAAAATGCTACATTAGGTACTAGTAGTGTTAGAAGAGAAGCTTTCTGTAAATTCCATGGAAAGAAAGTTCAAACAAAACCTATACGTGGAAATATTGATACACGTATCCGTAAAGTTGAAGAAGGACAATATGATGCTACTATAATGGCTTTAGCAGGTATTAATCGATTAGGCTTACAAGATCATGTTAAAGAAATTTTTGATGAAACATACATCGTACCTCCAGCAGGACAAGGAGCTTTAGCAGTGATGACTAATAAAGATTCTGAATACAATGATATTATTTCAAAACTTAATGATGAAGATTCAAGAATAGAAGCTTTAACCGAGAAAGCAATTCTTGAGACCATTGGTGTAGGATGTCAATGGCCTATTGGTATAATTTCAAAAGTTGATGGAAACAATATTAATATACACTGTAAGTTATTAAGTCCAGAAGGTAAACTTTTAGCAGATGTTAATGAGACAACTGAAAAGAATGAAGCAATAGACACTGCAAAAGCTATTGGAATAAAATTAAGAGAGGATACTTTATGA
- a CDS encoding pyruvoyl-dependent arginine decarboxylase, translating into MKVSLTKGASEGPTKLNAFDNALLEAEIGNVNLIPVSSMLPPDTEVIPMPKLQPGEMTNCVLAHQYSDNPGDEISAVIAFAQAEEMGCVIETTGINKSIKELEDEAKFMAEYMIEKRELEIIDYKSVIQSHTVIDKASVVAALVYHNPKRH; encoded by the coding sequence ATGAAAGTATCATTAACAAAAGGTGCATCAGAAGGACCAACAAAACTAAACGCATTTGACAATGCTTTACTTGAAGCAGAAATAGGTAATGTAAATTTAATTCCTGTTTCAAGCATGTTACCACCAGATACTGAAGTAATACCAATGCCTAAATTACAGCCAGGGGAAATGACTAACTGTGTACTGGCACATCAATACTCTGATAATCCAGGGGATGAAATAAGTGCAGTTATAGCATTTGCACAGGCAGAAGAGATGGGGTGTGTTATAGAAACAACAGGAATTAATAAATCTATTAAAGAATTAGAAGATGAAGCAAAATTCATGGCTGAATACATGATAGAAAAAAGAGAACTTGAAATAATAGATTATAAATCCGTAATACAATCACATACTGTTATAGATAAAGCTAGTGTTGTAGCAGCATTAGTTTATCATAATCCTAAAAGACATTAA
- a CDS encoding gamma carbonic anhydrase family protein, translating to MSDKNKIYEGAKVIGDVDLKDNVSIWYNAVVRGDIEPISIDENSNVQDNCVIHVSKDYPVKIGKHVSIGHNATVHGCTIDDNVLIGMGSVILNGAHITKNCLVGAGALVTEHKTFPEGSLIIGSPAKAVRQLTKEEIEGITNNADEYVKLAFKE from the coding sequence ATGTCTGATAAAAATAAAATTTATGAAGGAGCCAAAGTAATTGGAGACGTAGACCTAAAAGATAACGTATCCATATGGTATAATGCAGTAGTAAGAGGAGATATTGAACCAATCTCTATCGATGAAAATTCAAATGTACAAGATAACTGTGTTATACATGTAAGTAAAGATTATCCTGTAAAAATAGGTAAACATGTATCCATTGGACATAACGCCACAGTACACGGCTGTACAATAGATGATAACGTGCTAATCGGTATGGGATCTGTAATATTAAATGGCGCACATATTACAAAAAATTGTTTAGTAGGAGCAGGAGCACTAGTGACAGAACATAAAACATTCCCTGAAGGATCATTAATAATAGGTTCACCTGCTAAAGCAGTCAGACAATTAACAAAAGAAGAAATAGAAGGTATTACAAATAATGCTGATGAATATGTAAAATTAGCATTCAAAGAATAA
- the hisC gene encoding histidinol-phosphate transaminase, protein MVKTRAIIDEFDTYVPGKSKKEISEKYGVPENEILKLGSNENPWGPAPGVKEAILNAIPEMNRYPESNHEYLKEKIAEYAGVNKNQVIVTGDGADELLDILAKTLIDPGDEFIVHPPTYMYYSFTFKQYNAKAVYAKWNVKENKLDVQSVLDNITDKTKVIFLCTPNNPTGGLIPQEDIIKIIESTDALVVIDEAYWEFSEVNNVNLLDKYDNVFIIRTFSKVMGLAGLRIGYGLSNPELLEKISRIKPVFSLTVPSQKAVLATLADKEFIKESTKKSIAEREYLYESVNAIDNLHIYKSKSNYLLIDVRNSGFTAKELTSKLMEKGIIVRDCTSFYGLDEYYIRISVETHPKNEKFIKILKEIVGN, encoded by the coding sequence ATGGTAAAAACAAGAGCAATAATTGATGAATTTGACACCTATGTTCCAGGTAAATCTAAAAAAGAAATCTCTGAAAAATATGGTGTCCCAGAAAATGAAATTTTAAAACTCGGATCAAATGAAAACCCATGGGGTCCCGCACCAGGAGTAAAAGAAGCAATACTAAATGCAATTCCAGAAATGAACAGATATCCTGAATCAAACCATGAATACTTAAAAGAAAAAATAGCTGAGTATGCAGGAGTAAATAAAAACCAGGTAATAGTAACAGGTGACGGAGCTGATGAATTATTAGACATATTAGCAAAAACACTCATAGACCCTGGGGATGAATTCATTGTACATCCACCAACATACATGTACTACTCATTCACATTTAAACAATACAATGCTAAAGCAGTGTATGCAAAATGGAATGTTAAAGAAAACAAATTAGATGTACAATCAGTGTTAGATAATATTACTGATAAAACAAAGGTAATTTTCCTCTGTACACCAAATAACCCAACAGGTGGACTAATTCCACAAGAAGATATCATAAAAATTATTGAATCAACAGATGCTCTTGTAGTTATTGATGAAGCATACTGGGAATTTTCAGAAGTAAACAATGTAAATCTACTCGATAAATATGATAATGTATTCATAATAAGAACATTTTCAAAAGTAATGGGATTAGCAGGATTAAGAATAGGATATGGACTATCTAATCCAGAATTACTTGAAAAAATATCAAGAATAAAACCAGTATTCAGCTTAACAGTACCTTCACAAAAAGCAGTACTTGCAACATTAGCTGACAAGGAATTCATTAAAGAATCTACCAAAAAAAGTATTGCTGAACGAGAATATCTCTATGAAAGTGTTAATGCAATAGATAATCTACACATATATAAATCAAAATCAAATTACTTGTTAATAGACGTAAGAAATAGTGGATTCACAGCAAAAGAATTAACATCAAAACTCATGGAAAAAGGAATTATTGTAAGAGATTGTACTAGTTTTTATGGTCTTGATGAATATTATATACGTATTAGTGTTGAAACACACCCTAAAAATGAGAAATTTATTAAAATATTAAAAGAAATAGTAGGTAATTAG
- a CDS encoding bifunctional fructose-bisphosphatase/inositol-phosphate phosphatase — MNDKEINFWLNLSQEISEKVEEAITNARDDPKLTTITKIGADGTPTHKIDEYAENAAIEVIKNSGKSLILISEEIGKIKIGKEDAKNLVIMDPLDGTSNAMKNIPCYGISIAVASIPNDEGVSDVTLGDIEFGYIKNFPTGDIYTAIKGKGSAKNGKPMTLSNIKKASESTISTYIYRAKEGMLDKLCTSVRRMRLMGAIAVELCYVADGTYDTFLDVGAVRVLDIAAAQLVIKETGGVVTDIESNPLASQLDLLEKTSIVASANKEVHDDIIKLL; from the coding sequence ATGAATGATAAGGAGATAAACTTTTGGTTAAATTTATCACAGGAAATCTCTGAAAAAGTAGAAGAAGCAATAACAAATGCTAGAGATGATCCTAAGTTAACAACAATCACAAAAATAGGTGCAGATGGAACGCCTACACACAAGATAGACGAATACGCAGAAAATGCAGCAATTGAAGTTATAAAAAATAGTGGTAAATCATTGATTCTTATTAGTGAAGAAATTGGAAAAATAAAAATTGGCAAAGAGGATGCTAAAAATCTTGTAATCATGGATCCTCTTGATGGTACCAGTAATGCTATGAAAAACATTCCTTGTTATGGTATTTCTATAGCTGTGGCAAGCATCCCTAATGATGAAGGAGTATCTGATGTAACACTTGGGGATATAGAGTTTGGTTATATAAAAAACTTCCCTACTGGTGATATATATACTGCTATCAAAGGAAAAGGTTCTGCTAAAAATGGTAAGCCTATGACGTTATCAAATATTAAAAAAGCATCTGAATCAACTATTAGTACATATATCTACAGAGCTAAAGAAGGAATGCTTGATAAACTATGCACATCTGTTAGACGTATGCGGTTAATGGGTGCTATTGCTGTAGAATTATGTTATGTTGCTGATGGAACATATGATACTTTTTTAGATGTTGGTGCTGTTCGTGTTTTAGATATTGCAGCTGCTCAACTGGTAATTAAAGAAACAGGTGGTGTTGTTACTGATATTGAATCTAATCCTTTAGCAAGTCAATTAGATTTACTTGAAAAAACATCCATTGTAGCATCAGCTAATAAAGAAGTACATGATGATATTATAAAATTATTATAG